The sequence TGGGTTTCAGGCGAATGGCATGTGGGTTGAAGTGATATGATCCAACCTTAGGCCAGGCAATTTAAAGCATTCtatatggctttttaaaaaaaataattctttaaaagtcTAGTTGATGgacatacagttgatttacaatgttgtattaatatcCAGTccacagtaaagtgattcagttatatatatactttcCCAGGTTTCTTGTTACTCATTTTTATCACACTCTAGATGTTCTGACCTGCTGTTTTCCCTGGATTGTGTAGTCTTCATAACATTTAGGGGTTCTATCATAATCCATGCAGGGAGTGATTCTTTAAATAGTATTCCTTCTTTAAACATTTACATTTCTGctaatttttttgctttaaaaaaatgatgttgtGATAAACCTATTTGTAGAGTAAGATTTTTCAAATTTAGAATAACATCCCTAAGATGGATCTGAAAAAAGGCTTTTTAATGATTCCGATGATCAGGGTGAATCTGACTCAGTGCAGATGAAGACTTTGTGTTAACTTAGGAGCAGGCCTTCTAGTCCAGCATTCAACCCTGAATTAGGTCCAGTTCAGCTTTTTTATTTGTATGCTTCTCTAAAACACGTATATTCACCACATTACATGTATAGTTAAAAATATTCAGGCCAGATAGACAATTTTTTTGCGGGAGGAGTTGCCTtgagcagcttgcaggatcttaattcacCAGGGATGGAAGGCACGCCCCCCGTGGTGGAAGCACCCACTGCTAACggctggacagccagggaatccCTAAGACAGAATTGTTTGGGATCAGTCTCCTGAAGCACCGCATCTTAGACAAAGCTGTATCTGCCtaaatgtctttctctctctctctcacacacatacacaaacacacacacacacactctggagaATTATAAGATGTACAAATGTCTGTCTAGAAAAACAGATGTTTGGGGCAAGTTCTCTTTTGATCCTGAGGTTTTATTTAACCGGACAGCTCATCAAAACACAGCAGCAGTGAGAAATAAGGACCCTTCTATCCAGGCCATCCTTCTTTGTGGAACAGGAAGAAAGAACTGAGCCCCTGGAGCCTCCCCCCATGTCACTGAGTCAGTGGGAAAGCTGGAATAATTCTGTTGCCCCTGGTGTGATGTTCCCTGGGAGTCATGATGAGCTGCTGATAAACGGCATGTGGCTATGGGGTAACTGAAATAGCTCTGATGTTTTTGTGGAAGCTCTGATTTTGAATACTCACCCTCTCACCAACTGTATGATTTTAAATAGTTTgtttttacagagtgaagtatccTTCACTGTAAAATAAGACCATCACAAAGGATGATATCTGCTGTTTCTTTCTcacttcttccctctccttccaaACCAGGCTGCTCCTGGCTAGGACAGTTCACAGTCTGATTTGGAAGAGGCTATGCCTTCCTCTTGCCAACAAACAGCCTCGAGGGGTTTAGCAGGAGCTTCCTCTGCAGGGCCTCCTTCACCTCCTTGTTGCGGAGGCTATAGATGAAGGGGTTGAGCATGGGGGTTATGATGGTGTAGCAGACAGACACTACCTGGCCGCTGGTATCATCGGTGGATCCATGGGGCTGGACGTAGGTGAAAATCACGGTGCTGTAGAAGATGGCAATGGCCAGGAAGTGGGAGGCACACGTGGAGAGGGCCTTCTCCTTCCCAGCTGCTGAGCGCATCCTCCCAATGGCCAGCAAGACCAGGCCGTAGGAGGTGAGGATGAGGGAAACAGGCAGAAGGAGAACCAGGGCAGAGAAGACATAGAGGATCACTCTTGCCACGGCTGTGTTTGCACAGGCCAGGCGGAGAAGGGGTTGGATGTCACAGAAGTAGTGTGGTACCTGGTTGGGCCCACAGAAAGGCCGAGCAAAGACATTCCCCGATTCAAGAGCAGAATTAGCTCCACCAAAAGCATAGGAAGCAGCCACCAGCTGGAGACAGGTGCCCCTGGTCATGACAGAGCCGTAGTGGAGAGGTCGGCAGATGGCCGTGCAGCGGTCGTAGGCCATGGAAGCCAGCAGGAAGCTCTCAGCTGTGGCGTGCATCACAAAGAAGGTCATCTGGACCACGCAGCCCTTGAAGGAGATGGACCTGTCAGAAGCCAGGAGGTCGACCAGCAGCTTGGGTGTGACCACCGAGGAGTAACAGACATCGAGGAAAGAGAGGATGctgagaaagaagtacatgggaCTGTGGAGGTGGGAGTCCGTGAGGATGAGCGCCATCATCCCCAGGTTGCCCACCAAGGTCATGGCGTAGATGAGCAGGAAGCCTCCGAAGAGAAGCTTCTGGAGGTCTGGGTCATTGGAGAATCCCAGCAAGATGAAGTGGGTGACGGGGGTGTAGTTTCCAGTGGCAAGGGCTAGTTCTCCAGGCGTCATCTGCAGAGGTGACAACTGACCATCACTCAGACAGTATTACTGGGCGTGTCCACCCGTGCAAGGTACAATACAGGAGAACACCAAGCAGGTATAAGTCTTCTTTGAAAGGAAGTAATGGGGGCCTtcgttggtggtccagtggctaagacactgtgctcccagtgcagggggcctgggttcgaatcctggtcagggaactggatcccacatgtggcaacgAAGACCCGGCACCGTCAGAcaaatatttagaaagtaaacAGGAAGTATCTTACCGTAGTGGATGGGATGTGGGCTGTGAAGCCAGACAGACCTGAGTCTTCATTCTGACCATGACACTGTTTGTATCAGCGGTTGAGACACTGGTTGTGTCTCCTTGGAAAAGCTGTATCCATGAGCCTTATCTTTCTCACCTATGCAAGGGAGAACATATGTCTATTCAGGGTTGCTCTGTGCCCTAGGTGAAAAAACCAAATTGTAAAAACCTCTGAATATCTGGAACACAGTGAACAATCAGTAAATGTGAGGTCACTTCCCCTTTCTCTTGTGCCTGTATCTCTAAATGCAGGTCACAATATGCAGCAGTGAAAGTCAAGGTCCTGGTGGTGTGGCAGAATCCTCTCATATGATTCAGCCTTGAAATGTAACCTGCAAAATCAGCTTCCTGCCCTGGACTCCTGTTTCCCCACCTAGGTCACCCGTGCAATTTTCATATTCACTCTTCCTTTTGTAACTGTCTTGGTTTAGGGCTTAATGTCGCCCAAATGAAAATGTCCATGAGTCTCTGGTCCACAATGaatgttggtttttctttttctctcatagGATGACAGccagattacacacacacactcacacatacacacacactcacacacacatatcacatacacattcacacactcacatacacacacgcacacacttatacacacacatgcacacacacacagccactcacatacacattcacactcacacacactcacacactcagacacacacacatgtgcacacacacactctcactctcacacactcacacacggaGTCATTCAGCTCTGGGTTTAGGCTGAGCCCCTTCATCCTGCTTCCCAGGAGGTGAGGTCTCTGGTCCTCCTCTCCCGCTCCCTGTCTCTTACTATCTTCCCTGCTCCAGACAGACTAGGTTCCCTCCTCACCTACTCCTCCCGCCCGACTCCCAGAGGAACTCGGGAGTCCTTCAGAGGCCCATCTGTGATCATCCTCACTGATGACCTTGCCTGACAGCCTTGCAGATGGACCGCAGCTCCCAGCTAGTGAAGGGCCTCGGGATGTCCTGCCTCAGCCCTGCCGGGGCCTCCCCTCACCCGGCTGAATTCCCTTCCGTGTGCGGCTCTCATCTGGAGGTTGCGTCTGACTCACAGGGATGCATTTAGAATTGCTTACAGGGCTTGGTCAACCTTCCTGAatcctccttccccacccacccccaactgcATTGCTTTGATTCTCTATCACATTGGAACTTCCCAAGCAGAGGCTGATTTACGTTTTGTATCAAAGCAAAGAGCAAATACTTGAACAGCCTCTGTTATGCCAAAAATATTCGAACAATTGCAGTTGTTCAAAAGTATTTAAACAACAATTGTCAAAATAGTATAAAGCATGGCTTTGGTTGTTTAGGACCTTGAAATATTGTTGACACGCAGACTCCCTCCCGGGACACAGGTGTGAAATTGCGTGACGCCCCCTCGGCGGTGGGAGCCGTTGGAGGGAACAGTGAGGCTtcagaaagggaggaggaggctggggcctGAACAACGACGAAGGGGCGGCTGGACGCGGGGAGGAGGGTGTGCGACAGCCTGGAGGTGGGAATTAGCCGCCGCGATAAACGGAGCATTTTTACTGGCAAAAAGTGCAGCGGAACTCCACGTCTTTGAGCCGCGGTTTGCCCTTTTCCCTCGGTTTCTGTGAGctagggaggggatgggggtcaATGCCCGTAGCACACTCCTGGACACAACAGACCCGCAAGTTATGTAAGCGCTCATGCCCCAGGTTAGATTAGGAACAGGTAGGGGCTGGGAGCCCTGAATGCAGTGGGGGCTCAGGAGATGCTGACAGGCTGGCAGAGCAGGGGGTGGGGCGCGTCCAGatttgggggagaggaaggaggagaggacagGCGACCTCAGCTCTCGGAACCCGCTCTGCTGGGGGACTCAGTAGGACTTCCGATGGACCATCACCCACCTCAGCGGGCGGCGCTCCTACCTGCGCACCTCCAGCGGGAACTCGGGAACCTCCCCGCCCGGCACGCGGGGGACCCCGAGACTCACTGCCACGCCAGCCGTGTCTTTGGGGTTCTCTCTGGAGCTGTTTCTGGAGTCAGAGCTGGTGGCAGGGCACCCGGCTCAGGTGAACAGAGAGCGGCCCTCAGGACTGAAGCTGAGGGCGCCTCCGGTCCTGCCAGTTTATCAGGCTGGCTCTGCCCTGTCCTGACCCCAGGTGCGGTGGAGGCTCAGAGCTCCAGGGAGGCCCTGAAACATGCCGGGTCCTCATCCTCTCCTGGGGCCCCGGGAGGGGCCTTCTCAGGGCAGAAGGGATGATCCCCTGCAGAATCTGGTCACTTGCTTTGGTCTTGAGGCAGAGGAAGGTTAGGGTCTCCTTGAGGAGTTGGAGCTTATGGTTCCATCTTGGCAGCAGGAAGACTCAGCAGGAAAGACAGGAGCAATTCTGCCTCCTCCCTGAATTCTGAAGTCTGGATGACGGCCCCTTGGGAGCTTGCTGGAATCTGGAGGCCAGTTTGCCCAGCTATTCTACTAAAGGGCCCAGGGGAGCTTGGCTGGACACTGAGGACCTGCCCTGGACTGCAACCCTGGAGGCCGAGTCGGTGGCGCTGAGCCCCACGGGGAGCGAGTCTGGGGGGGGTCAGGCCGGCCGCGCCCCGTTCCTCGCCGGCCCCGTGTCCCAGCCACGGGGGAGCGCTGAGCGGGCTGGGGACACAGGGGCAGGCATCCCGGGGCCTGACCCTCCCTGGGAGGCTCTCCTGGCTTCAGCCACCAGGGACTCATC comes from Cervus elaphus chromosome 1, mCerEla1.1, whole genome shotgun sequence and encodes:
- the LOC122701060 gene encoding olfactory receptor 5B21-like; this translates as MTPGELALATGNYTPVTHFILLGFSNDPDLQKLLFGGFLLIYAMTLVGNLGMMALILTDSHLHSPMYFFLSILSFLDVCYSSVVTPKLLVDLLASDRSISFKGCVVQMTFFVMHATAESFLLASMAYDRCTAICRPLHYGSVMTRGTCLQLVAASYAFGGANSALESGNVFARPFCGPNQVPHYFCDIQPLLRLACANTAVARVILYVFSALVLLLPVSLILTSYGLVLLAIGRMRSAAGKEKALSTCASHFLAIAIFYSTVIFTYVQPHGSTDDTSGQVVSVCYTIITPMLNPFIYSLRNKEVKEALQRKLLLNPSRLFVGKRKA